A region from the Nitrospira sp. CR1.1 genome encodes:
- a CDS encoding diaminopimelate epimerase has product MKNGFFRGHGLGNDYLVMDPKELSFTLTPGRIRGICDRHWGLGSDGILALVPSKKADFGLRIYNPDGSEAEKSGNGLRIFARYLHATGKTKKRAFTVETKGGLVSITLHVDRHGDAAAATVEMGQATFQPAALPCTLSVDELIQAPIEAAGRSLQFTGVSVGNPHCVVFKQAGAAWTHEELLALGPALENHPLFPKRTNVQLAVPTGPKEIFILIWERGAGETQASGSSSCAAASAAVKLGLVKGPVTVKMPGGTLNIEVAKDFSLTMKGPVAEVARGSLSPSFVRTLR; this is encoded by the coding sequence ATGAAGAACGGGTTTTTTCGCGGGCACGGACTCGGCAACGATTATCTGGTCATGGACCCCAAAGAGCTCAGCTTTACGCTCACCCCCGGGAGAATCCGCGGCATTTGCGATCGCCATTGGGGCCTCGGCAGCGACGGGATCCTCGCGCTGGTTCCCTCCAAGAAGGCCGACTTCGGTCTCCGCATTTACAACCCGGATGGCAGCGAAGCAGAAAAATCTGGCAACGGACTCCGTATCTTCGCCCGCTATCTGCATGCCACCGGTAAAACCAAAAAACGCGCCTTCACCGTCGAGACGAAGGGCGGTCTCGTTTCGATCACCCTGCATGTCGATCGCCATGGCGATGCGGCGGCGGCCACAGTGGAGATGGGCCAGGCCACCTTTCAACCGGCGGCACTTCCCTGCACGTTGTCCGTCGATGAATTGATCCAGGCTCCCATCGAAGCCGCAGGACGGTCATTACAATTTACTGGCGTCAGCGTCGGAAACCCCCACTGTGTGGTCTTCAAACAAGCCGGTGCGGCCTGGACGCATGAAGAGCTCCTCGCGCTGGGGCCAGCCCTGGAAAACCATCCTCTCTTTCCAAAGCGCACCAACGTTCAACTCGCCGTGCCCACGGGTCCGAAGGAAATCTTCATCTTGATTTGGGAACGCGGCGCCGGGGAAACCCAGGCTTCCGGCTCCTCCTCCTGCGCTGCAGCCAGCGCCGCCGTGAAGCTCGGGCTGGTGAAGGGTCCGGTCACGGTCAAGATGCCGGGGGGAACGCTCAACATCGAGGTCGCCAAGGATTTCAGCCTGACCATGAAGGGCCCGGTGGCTGAAGTCGCCCGGGGCAGCCTCAGTCCGTCGTTTGTACGAACGCTCCGCTAA
- a CDS encoding VOC family protein, with translation MMKVTKLLHTRMRVSDMDQTIRFYQQVLGLEVLERKVSPRGSHLAFLKVPNSQELIELCSFPASGPVTVQEDLVHLAFEVENLDETIRSLESSGIRVTDGPTRTSSGSRFIFIDAPDGYEVELIERPPGTALV, from the coding sequence ATCATGAAAGTCACCAAACTTCTCCATACTCGCATGCGCGTGAGCGACATGGATCAGACCATCCGCTTCTACCAGCAGGTGTTGGGCCTGGAGGTGTTGGAACGCAAAGTATCTCCACGCGGGTCACACTTGGCCTTTTTAAAAGTCCCCAACAGTCAAGAACTGATCGAACTGTGCAGCTTTCCTGCCAGTGGGCCGGTTACGGTGCAGGAAGATCTGGTCCACCTCGCCTTTGAGGTCGAAAATCTGGACGAGACCATCCGGAGTCTGGAGTCCAGCGGGATCCGGGTCACCGACGGCCCCACGCGCACGTCATCCGGCAGCCGATTTATCTTTATCGACGCACCGGACGGATATGAGGTTGAACTCATCGAGCGACCGCCGGGCACGGCACTCGTGTAG